The nucleotide window aaatgtacatccaTTCATGcacatatttaaatataaacacTTCTAAACTCCGCATACAACATAAACGAGAGTTAACAATCAGGGGGAACAAATATAcatcagattaaaaaaaaatattttgacatcacTTTCTTTCACTCTGAACATTTTTTCGATGAATATTGATAATGATGGGATTTCTGTTCTGCATGTTATTTCACTGTTGAGCCATTCATGGATCTGCTGAGAATTTTGGATTGGATTCGTGAGAGTTCTGACTCGGTTTCCTCCTTCTCTTTGATTGGTTTCATGGAATCTTCTTGCTGCAATGAGAAATGTTAATAGTACTGTGCCTCATCTGATTTGCCTCCATGAGAGTATCTAAGCAACTACACTGTAGTAGGATTCTATGGTTACCAGTGATTGACAGGCAGCGGAAGTGAAACTTGATGGACAGACGTTAGTTTATAGCTTTATAGCTCGTCATTGTCATGTATCTATACTACTATTACACGGGCCAATTTAACGTACCATGACAGTCCAATAGATAACCAGAACAAGGAAAGTACCAAACAGACATAATAACTCACACATAGTGTAATTACAATACAGCCGTTTTAATTCATCTGCATCTTAGCAATTACCACTAAACTGGTGGTTTTTcactttcaataaaatcaaacCCGGAGGTCAATTTTTGCACACTGCACTGACAAAGGAgaattaaatattgatattttattaatcattttcatATCCAGATTCAATGATGCATTGTAAACATCAGCGAGTGCCGAACATTTGGATTTATTGAGAACTTTTCCCACCATCCCTAGCCTTTGTGACAGCTTAATTAGTCCTCTGTGTCGGGCGACAGTCACAATATTACGTAACTCGCTCACTGGCAATTGATTTTATGCAGCATTCTCATGCATGCAGATAACTTGCACTGACTTCAATGCAATATTTTCTGCTGGCCTCCTAGAATTAGTCATTTTGTCATCCTGTGGCAATTCAATGCACATTTAGAATCTTGGAGCAAACTGCTCATCATCGACAACTAAGCTGAAAATGaagaatttttgaaatgtaCAGTACTATAGGCCAACTCTTATTGGACTTGTGTTGcaggataaaaaaaatacattgtaaatgtttatACCACGAGATATTACAGCTTGgggttgaaaatgttaaaaggcTCTGCAAACATTGTCCTAAATCATGTTTTCTAAACCTTCCTTAAATATTATTTAATGGGCCTATACTAGTATATTTCACCCATACATTTTATTGATGCTCCTTCTTAACATGGGCAGATAAAATGGCCATTTCTAATCATGGCTGTCACGAAGCAGTTCTGATGAATTAATTCCCATTACATGTCTCGCTAATTTATTAGATGTTTCTAAATATTGTCAAGTTATGGCCCTCCAGGGACACACCACACCAGTGTTCCCCTGTGTTGAACTTTTACACCCAATTCATCGGATTATCAGAACAACCAATAAGGTTAAATTATATCTTTgtgagaaaatgataaaaagcTCATGAAATCCAATGACCAATCCATTTTGTAGAATTGGGTGATTTCCTATCCTGGTATCAACTTCTGCTAGTTTTCCTAATACATAATTACCAAGTGGCTCTGACAGCAACACATTATCTATCCACCACTGCAAAATGCAGTATTTGCCCCTCTAGCAACCTGGAGGCTAGCTGCTAATTATCTGCCACATGATTGGCTATATCTAAATGGAATTTACCTCTTTGAGCCGTGTTGCCTGCTGCTCGAGCTTGAGTTCTAAACTGGTTCTCTTGTTTGGTTTCTTTTGGGACTCCCACTCCTGTGTTCGGTGTTTTTCCTTCACTTTGTCAAACACTTTGTTTAGCTCTGATTTTTCTAAGATGTTTTTACCCCTAAAACACAATGATATGTGTTAACATTCACTACATATATGGTCTTTCTATGAGTTGGCAATTACAATTTACAATCTACAATTTTGCAAACTCATAATCttcaaaataatttgtttcACATAATACTTGTGTTAAATGTTTTGTTGGATTTGCAGCTGCAGATACTTATCCAGATTGCCCATATTacataatattttcaaattgttttttaaaaaacatcaaaacctattCAACAGAATCattcaaataaacaaaaatatttactaCACGTAGATTTTCAAGgaatgacctacattttgtaGTTATGAAGCAGCTCCTTGTGCAGAGCCATGCGGGTCGGGGAAGCTACACATGGATTGGCAAGCTTCTTTGGTTTTATGAGTAATTCTTCATTTCCTGGATCAGAAAGTCTCTTGTCTACATCTGAATTTGAGGATTTCCTCTCACGTAAAATCACTTGCTCATTCAGCGAGTGCGACAGCATATCCATGGTGTTCTCTTTTTCGGTCGGTGCGTCAATGACATCATCGTCCTGATAGTCAGGTTCTGGCTCGGGCAAGTCATAGCTGTCATCTGTAACGACACATTCATTATatatcctatatatatatacaatttgtCTACCTAGCAAAAAATAAATGTGCCAGAAATGCTTTATGGATGAAAAAATGTAGTTTTCATTCTGTACCTATATCACTACCCTTTCAAAACATAACTCTGTTTTAAGATTTGTCCAATAGTAATGTTTTTAAACAGTACCACAGAGAGATAGCTAATTTGTGTCAATTCTTCAATGATTTATCTATAATTGTAAAGGTGATAAAAAGTTATGTAGAGGGAAGTGCAGTGCTTAACTACTATACATTTCTCTATGTGTTATATAGCCAGTAGGACACTGGTACAGTGCATGGCTGTTGTATTTTAGACCTAGAGCTATACATTCAAATGGTGAGTTTACTCAATGCATCAAAGCTTCCTAAGTCACAAACAACATGAATTAAAGTTCATTGTGATCTCAAAACTAGTAATATAACTAGTGGGCTCATTAGTGGATTTTATAAAACCAATTTGAATGAATCAATATTTGGGTcgcattgctcacctgagctgatGTATTTTTCCTCTCAATTAAACTTGAATCAACATTTTCCAAGTATGTTTGCTTGCTTAATTTGGTCCTGTCAATTTCGTTGAAGACAATTTCCCAAATTTTTTTACATAGTCCAACATAAAACTCTAATCATGGCCTTTAGCTTGTCCTAAATAAAcaagctgggggggggggggttccataCTTTAAATATACTTGATTCTAAGTTAAAAAGGATGTTTGCATATAAGTTTGTTATGTACTCTTGTGAAGAGTTTTGAAGAAtgattaaaaatttattttcatgtaacTTATTAAGACCTTTTAGTGTTCCCAGCCAAACATGGTGtattttagtaaaaaaaaacaaccaacaactttaaatcatttataactTTCTTTGTAGAGGAACAGCTATCATTGAGTCCATACCATTGGTTGGTCAATTGATCATTCCAAAATCAGTGCCTCTTAACTtgagaaaatgttttaaaatcttatataaaactttaaaccttCAATTCACCTTGCTGAATTTTTGTATTAAGTAGTACGTTTAGGCTTTTCTGGTTCATtggatcttgagaagaattCAAAACACATGCTCTATTTTCACTTTCCTCCACCAGCAGAAAGAGGCAATGGCCTTTCATTTAGTTAAAGACTTAAATCCCCTTCAAACAATGACGATTTGTGCCGAGTACAactggttgaaattggccttgtGTTCCTAGAGAGAGGtggatgaaaatgtaaaaagatattttaaaaagcaatATTAAGAGAAGCTTGATTGTCACAACAGACAGGTGAGCCAAAACTGGAAGCACACGGACACTCGGGTCTCACACTGAACAGATGAAGTCCAATCGAAGTCTCTTTGACTTCTTACAACTATACATTCCAAATTCATGACTCTATGTACATTAAATTTAATTGTTCATCATAAATCTAGGCAAACAAGTAGACTAGTGTGTAATGGCTGCGACTCTGAACATAGATGTTTGAATTGTGCATTGTCTCAAAATTGATACATTATGCTGAAGCCAGATTCTTATTCTCTTTTCATTTTCCAGATCACTCTGAGACTTAGGAAGTCAATCACCACTAATTCCCTCCCTATGGCAATTTATCCCAGAACATCTTCTCCCTGTCAATTCTGATCCTCCAGACTTACTACACAGTAACTGGAGTCAGGAGGGAAAAAATCACACAGAGAAAATCGCATAATGAGAGGTCTGTATTCCGAGTGAGAAAATGATCCCACCCTCAATAAAAGCTGCTTTGTTAAAACTGAAAAGAACTATTAATGTACTTTGCATGAGGTCTTCCTGCTATTAATGTGATCCCCCATTTTACATTCTGATAAAATTAAGCAGTCTTGTTGattgaatgataaaaaaaaaaagttgcatGTCACGGTGCACAAAACTGTATTGCCTTTTTTTTGGTTAATGTCAAAGGGTTTGAGAAATGTTTCAATTAATAATCTTGTTTCTGACAAAATCTAAAGATACATAAGCCACATTCCAAGATTGTCCAATATCTATCTGTACTGAGCCCCTCTTAGTTCACAAGTACCACATCCCTCTCTCCAAAATGCAATAATGTAGATAGTATACATTcatagtttatatatatatacatacatatatacattactGCGAACTGAtattattttaatcaaaatattatatttttatatttacatttcagtGGAGCAACGAGAGATCACTGTTGATTGATGCAGAGATTTTAACACCATGATATAgacttctttttattttattggtgCATCacgattttcaaaaatggatAATATAATTAACTCATCATTTTGGGTTCAAGTCCACAATTTGGCAattatttttctgaattaataACAGAGTTGTTCTATTTTActttataagaaaaatctaaacaAGGCATAAAAGTAAAGACATGAATATGTACgcttaaggaatgactttaattctggggcaagttatacgggtataacctggtttgggtcagtttacgctttataattcGCGAAGCCaatgtcaatgtgtctgacgtcatgtgataaaatgtgacgtatgaatttttgtttgctttgttgaaagatggatcaagcaatgaaacaacgcaccccccccctccttttccccagtgagaaatgtatttcaaaatgaacagggtaatgtttacttggcaaatcattaattcgaatataatatctttgttttaatctattattcgaccatatatacaaagaaaaatgttttacaacagtgatttgcgtacaagtagatgctaatattgacgagaaaacatgtgtatcaaaccgaagtatcttattgtgcacgttgactttctattccatagaaggctgaaaacagtgctgcgatgtaaatttagagagagagataaatatAGTTCCaacatctggttgtcaaggaggtgtgtccccataccaaaccaggttatacaaaaataacttgtgttcctcaattggaatttgaccaatcagagacaaagatacaataagaattaaattatttataaataacTATGATGAACTAAGCGAAAATAACGGGGTATTGAATATATAGGAATAAACTTAAACAGGAAGCATAAATATCAACATTATCAAGAGTAAGCTAAGTGAGCTGTTTCATACACAGATGGGATCtacacaaaaatatttctatgaaGAAAAAGATGGACACATGTTATATTGTAAAAGAGAAGGGAATGAGAATTAATCTGTCAATGTGGCGAGATTTAGTGTTAACCTGCACCAACAATATACACATGAATGTCGCACAGTTCAGTTAGTATTCACTAGTAGATCACATTACATCCGCCAAGGGCATCGTGTCTTTTTCACCTTGTTTGTATACCCGTCTGtcttttttcctttttatgtggtttcatttgtttgtttaatttgtttatcTTTCTATTTGTCTATCTTTCTatttgtctatctgtctatctttCTATTTGTCTACCTTTCTATTTGTCTATCTTTCTATTTGTCTTTCTATTTGTCTATCTTTCTATTTGTCTATCTTTCTATTTGTCTTTCTATTTGTCTATCTTTCTATTTGTCTTTCTATTTGTATATCTTTCTATTTGTCTTTCTATTTGTCTATCTTTCTATTTGTCTTTCTATTTGTCTATCTTTCTATTTGTCTTTCTATTTGTCTATCTTTCTATTTGTCTTTCTATTTGTATATCTTTCTATTTGTCTATCTTTCTATTTGTCTAAATTTCTATTTGTTTATCTTTCTATTTGTCTATCTTTCTATTTGTCTAAATTTCTATTTGTTTATCTTTCTATTTGTCTATCTTTCTATTTGTCTTTCTATTTGTCTATCTTTCTATTTGTCTTTCTATTTGTCTATCTTTCTATTTGTCTAAATTTCTATTTGTTTATCTTTCTATTTGTCTATCTTTCTATTTGTCTATCTTTCTATCTTTCTATTTGTCTTTCTATTTGTCTTTCTATTTGTCTATCTTTCTATTTGTCTTTCTATTTGTCTATCTTTCTATTTGTCTATCTTTCTATTTGTTTGGTTgtctatatttttatttcattgtctTGTCTGTCTGTCGCTGCAGTGTCTTTCTATCTGTATTTGTATTTGTTTGTCTTTCTATTTGTTTTATCTTTCTATTTGTTTGTCTTTCTATTCGTTTatctttctttttgtttgtCTTTCTATTTGTTTGTCTTtctatttgtttgtttttctagttgtttgtttgtctttctatttgtttgtttttctagTTGTTTGTTTGTCTTTCTATTTGTTTGTCtttctatttgtttttctatttgtttCTCTTTCTAATTGTTTATCtttctatttgtttttctttctaaTTGTTTGTCTTTctatttgtttgttttcatcttttttgtttgtttgtttatttgttttgttgttggcAGGTTCAGTCAAAGCTGTATAGATatagacaaaaaaaaaattctaaagtgGTGATGAGGGGGTGGGGCTTCGTACCCTCTACCCTTGGCAGACATCTATAGATCCTGAGTGGAAATGAATGTCCTCACTAATTATTGTTAAAGACCATCCTAATCTAGCTGCTACTGGTTACTGTACAAAAGAAGGTACACAAACACCCATTTTTAGCCAGTTACTAAATTTGCACCAGGTACCAATACATCAAGTGATTCGTTAGTGTAGGTTAGTGTTTTACAGAAATGACTACCACAGCACACTTTGTGCTTGGTACCTATGGATTTAATACTGCTGATAACACTGCTGAACTGTCGGACAAATCTAAATTGCTTCGGTCGGAGTTTCACATCCTCGGAGTCCTCCTCATAGTCTGGTACGGGGGTCTCTGGAGTGGTCGCACCTTTCAAGAGTCCAGGAAAAAGAAGCATGCAAAGACAGACTccaatatatacatgcatgaatAAAGAACACAGGCTAGCTAAACATGGCATGGTCATTAGTCCCATCACAATGATATCAATGACTTTCAATCAATGTCACCACTAATAAGCTGATttttttagttttcattttttttttatatacataaaacacagtccatataatatatatatataccacatCACCCACCCAGTTCCCTATTGTGGTCACACACTAAGGCATGATTACAGCACTACATAGGTTTACTTCCATTATTAATTTGACAGATTTGTAGTTagcaatatttaaaataaatttttaaaaaatctagatgaaataattgaaatctAGCTCCACTCTTTCACATGGAAAATATGTAAAACACCTTTTCCTATTCATTCATTGGAGAGGGATGTTGCCCTTTCATTTGGACAAATCTCCTTTACCAAAGAATgctttatgccaagtttggaTGAAAATGTCGAcgatactaaaaaaaaaaatcaaactgtaTAATTTTTATGACTTCTTTGTTAACAGATCCTGTTTACTACTGTTTTGTATCCTCTCCTATGAATCATCTGCCAATTTAACCTCAGGATAGCCCGAGTGtctgtttttgtaaatttaatagATGCGAGATATGGGCAGATAGACAGATGTCGGATGTTCAGAATAGGTCGCTTGAGCTCAAATGAATTactatgtacaatatttatagTTAAGCGGGTCAGGTGAgcattaatacatgtagtagtctTTTCCTGTGGAGAGGAGTAAAACTTTTATCATGAATAACATCTCAGTTTATCCCTGATGATTTGGGTTCAACATTTATAAACAGTAATTGGTTATGATTTACTTACATATATATGTCAGCCTGAGGTTTGAGAGTTGGTCTTAATGTTGTAACCAGGGGTCCATATGATGTAACTACGAGGTTTGAGGGGTCTTTATGATGTAACCACAAGGTTTGAGTTGTCTTTATGATGTAACCACGAGGTTTGAGGGGTCTTTATGATGTAACCACGAGGTTTGAGGGGTCTTTATGATGTAACCATGAGGATTCATGGGTCTTTGTTTAGTATTGAAAGGTTAAGATGTAACCATGAGATTTGAAGGATCTTTATGATGGGACATATTACATTTGTAACTAAAATACCTGGAGGGTTTGATCCCTCACTGTTTTGCATGTCTGTCAGCTCCTTCTGGGGCACCGCAGATGTGCTCtaaaaatagatataaacaatattgtaagaaaaaaatcgCACAATTGCAATGCAGTACTCTACATTTAAAA belongs to Ostrea edulis chromosome 7, xbOstEdul1.1, whole genome shotgun sequence and includes:
- the LOC125653508 gene encoding uncharacterized protein LOC125653508 isoform X4, whose translation is MIQAGNLNIVQIGGGRVKGKVIRGRSQSTSAVPQKELTDMQNSEGSNPPGATTPETPVPDYEEDSEDVKLRPKQFRFVRQFSSVISSIKSIDDSYDLPEPEPDYQDDDVIDAPTEKENTMDMLSHSLNEQVILRERKSSNSDVDKRLSDPGNEELLIKPKKLANPCVASPTRMALHKELLHNYKMGKNILEKSELNKVFDKVKEKHRTQEWESQKKPNKRTSLELKLEQQATRLKEQEDSMKPIKEKEETESELSRIQSKILSRSMNGSTVK
- the LOC125653508 gene encoding uncharacterized protein LOC125653508 isoform X2; the protein is MEIYYAVSAFDAPQGEGSENILSFDKGDKFEIYDCHKNNSEWWGARALKDSCVGYVPSKYMKSTSAVPQKELTDMQNSEGSNPPGATTPETPVPDYEEDSEDVKLRPKQFRFVRQFSSVISSIKSIDDSYDLPEPEPDYQDDDVIDAPTEKENTMDMLSHSLNEQVILRERKSSNSDVDKRLSDPGNEELLIKPKKLANPCVASPTRMALHKELLHNYKMGKNILEKSELNKVFDKVKEKHRTQEWESQKKPNKRTSLELKLEQQATRLKEQEDSMKPIKEKEETESELSRIQSKILSRSMNGSTVK
- the LOC125653508 gene encoding uncharacterized protein LOC125653508 isoform X1, encoding MEIYYAVSAFDAPQGEGSENILSFDKGDKFEIYDCHKNNSEWWGARALKDSCVGYVPSKYMKYEERVVESAKTEICDSTSAVPQKELTDMQNSEGSNPPGATTPETPVPDYEEDSEDVKLRPKQFRFVRQFSSVISSIKSIDDSYDLPEPEPDYQDDDVIDAPTEKENTMDMLSHSLNEQVILRERKSSNSDVDKRLSDPGNEELLIKPKKLANPCVASPTRMALHKELLHNYKMGKNILEKSELNKVFDKVKEKHRTQEWESQKKPNKRTSLELKLEQQATRLKEQEDSMKPIKEKEETESELSRIQSKILSRSMNGSTVK
- the LOC125653508 gene encoding uncharacterized protein LOC125653508 isoform X5 yields the protein MEIYYAVSAFDAPQGEGSENILSFDKGDKFEIYDCHKNNSEWWGARALKDSCVGYVPSKYMKSTSAVPQKELTDMQNSEGSNPPDDSYDLPEPEPDYQDDDVIDAPTEKENTMDMLSHSLNEQVILRERKSSNSDVDKRLSDPGNEELLIKPKKLANPCVASPTRMALHKELLHNYKMGKNILEKSELNKVFDKVKEKHRTQEWESQKKPNKRTSLELKLEQQATRLKEQEDSMKPIKEKEETESELSRIQSKILSRSMNGSTVK
- the LOC125653508 gene encoding uncharacterized protein LOC125653508 isoform X3 — translated: MEIYYAVSAFDAPQGEGSENILSFDKGDKFEIYDCHKNNSEWWGARALKDSCVGYVPSKYMKYEERVVESAKTEICDSTSAVPQKELTDMQNSEGSNPPDDSYDLPEPEPDYQDDDVIDAPTEKENTMDMLSHSLNEQVILRERKSSNSDVDKRLSDPGNEELLIKPKKLANPCVASPTRMALHKELLHNYKMGKNILEKSELNKVFDKVKEKHRTQEWESQKKPNKRTSLELKLEQQATRLKEQEDSMKPIKEKEETESELSRIQSKILSRSMNGSTVK